GAAATTgtttcctcatcctcctcctcttcgtcttctacTGCCGGGCTGACATAGGCCTTGTGAGGGCGGTGCGCAGCGGCGATCTCCTCATCCGTTATGGGTGGTAGTTTCACGACACAGTGCTCCGTAATGTATTGATCGAGTTGTCTTCTCAACTCAAAATTCGGAGTTTCTGGAAACAGCCGTCGGGGAATTTCTTTGGGAaatctctctctcttatCGTCCGGATTGCTGATGGGCATGTTCAAGACGGCCTTCTGCAATCGATCGAATTCCCTGTCCGGATGAGCTTGGATCATCAACGAAGCCCATCGCTCGAAGCCTCGAGGCGTCAAGCCTGGAACGTCCGGTCTTTCGTTCAACTTAATTTGTATAAGGTGGTGTTCTGCTTCTACTTCTCGGAGTAGCCTTGAGATCGAGGATGTGCGGTCGTGGAAGATATCTGAATTGAGAGCACCAGTTAGACATGGCCTAAGCAAGTAGGGTGATCGTAAACTAACCTTGCCATGGATAAGGGTCAGAGGCAACTGCCGTATCCTCGTAGAACTTCTGCATCTTCTCAGGAGTGACAACGATGGTATTCCCCGGCGGATAATCCTCGATCTACCCAGAATTAGCATTGGTCTTCCCAACGATAAATTTGAATCACAAACCAAATGCATTGCAATCCCCCGCAAGAATTGCGAAAGCCTCTTGGTTGGCTTTCCGTCCACAAAGAGCTTTCCCCAGATTTTCTCAAGCGTCGTCATTTCCCCATCAGCATCAGTGCTCTCTCTGGACAGAGGACTCGAACGAGACTCCACCCTAGTATTATATTCGCTGACTTGACTCGCCCGCGAGCCAGACCTGCTCATGGGTTGAGAAATGTGAGAAGATCTCGAAGGCGGGCGGGGGCTGTTTTGATATACGTTTGGAGGCGGtggatgatatggctgaTAGCTCGAGGTGTTGTCTTCTCGTCCAGCACGAGGTGACATGGGGGAGTGatgctgcggctgctgctgctgttgagtCGGAATATTCTCGAGGCCGGTTGTTTTAAGCTGCTGGATCACATTGGCCGTTATCTGGGTGAGGACTTCGGGGGATAAGTAAGGCGGCTGATCTGCGTTGCTGAACGCCGAGTTGACGGCTTCGTTAATGCGGCCCGTCTGCTGGGACTGCGGGTACCACTGGTTATTATCATAATTATTTGGATATTGACCGGGGGACGACGATGTGGGAGGCATTATCTTGGATTGCGGTGGTTGATGCCATACGGTGGGCTTACAGTGATAATAAACCGGAGCGGAAAAAGTGCCTCGGGAGGGACAAGGCTGCTATCGTATTGTAAATTATGATGCGTTTGGAGATTAGCGGAAATTAACTCCATTCAACTCAATTGCGATATATGATTGGTCATAATGTTTTTACTATGTATACAAATGGTAGCCCTGCTTACGGTCGTATGTGCTCTCAGAGCAAGTTTATACTCAGCTTACTCAGACACTGGCTTTAAAAGGAAATTACTGCAGGCAAAGAGCTGTAAGCACCTTCAGAGGATTGCGGAGTTATCTGACCAGAAGCAGATATATATCAACTAGGCAACATGTTCGTTTCGAATCGAGGAATATGCGAATCAAAGGAAAGGTACACGGTAACAAAATTATCTCCGGCTatgacaaggaaaagaaggtaCAGGGTAGCCCAGTAGCCATACTATCAGTAAGTATGACTCTCAAAGCAATAGTTTCTCAGACCTATCTAGAACATATTGGCAGACATGAAAGCGTTGGCGAGGATctgctcttcttccaatTCGAATAATTCGATTTTGTCGATTCTGATGGCCAAAGAGTCGTTGCAAGGCTCATGATTGCTCTCTTTAGGCATATCACTGATAGTAAGTAGGGCGGACGCAACATGAATATCTTTCTTCTAGCAATTACATGGCTAATCTCCATCCATTCACTGAAAAAGCTACTTTCTACTGGCATCTCCCTTTCTACCACCTCCCTTCATTCATCATCCCATCTACCATCCATCCTGTATTTGTCCACCATCGTCGAGTACACATAC
This region of Aspergillus chevalieri M1 DNA, chromosome 4, nearly complete sequence genomic DNA includes:
- a CDS encoding uncharacterized protein (COG:S;~EggNog:ENOG410PQ2D); the encoded protein is MPPTSSSPGQYPNNYDNNQWYPQSQQTGRINEAVNSAFSNADQPPYLSPEVLTQITANVIQQLKTTGLENIPTQQQQQPQHHSPMSPRAGREDNTSSYQPYHPPPPNVYQNSPRPPSRSSHISQPMSRSGSRASQVSEYNTRVESRSSPLSRESTDADGEMTTLEKIWGKLFVDGKPTKRLSQFLRGIAMHLIEDYPPGNTIVVTPEKMQKFYEDTAVASDPYPWQDIFHDRTSSISRLLREVEAEHHLIQIKLNERPDVPGLTPRGFERWASLMIQAHPDREFDRLQKAVLNMPISNPDDKRERFPKEIPRRLFPETPNFELRRQLDQYITEHCVVKLPPITDEEIAAAHRPHKAYVSPAVEDEEEEDEETISGPIERERKPYSAQPGGGKKYDDGPFRPGHGHSKSFSSSTARPRESSIPPVPGHRTPEPQHQDPVYPRSGSATPHHPLIRPGRSRSSSRSVAGHEYRHSEGDILTHHGHPRYAGDHYLSPATVSGDTFDDGRRYRDFERESEDKRLYDAIREREKAKYHDHFPPRGHWVGQEDYYRALSGPGGSGGYDAYGYR